A stretch of the bacterium genome encodes the following:
- a CDS encoding DUF3857 domain-containing protein: MAFKRVLAPVLTLLVVLAGNAAALTDNLDQLIQEKKIIMPADLAAAYPEAEAVYILDEKDTDQSRIINPVNVTRHVVLKVLKESAIAKLRTVKIPIYYENRVVDMVARTINNGQISKVNDIPEREVDLAGQDRDFVYPLEQGTTMYLLRNEELNTNASAGDLLKINENPVLHDKREKAYKIREITFPDVQVGSVLEYEYKLEQKRAVLYDRFLFMKEYPVLKANFIMRNSKMLHFSYEPNNFSVKPTLVMDDRFNNIETQYNTDVRNKLRTIDVSDSPDKWQFFGHQYFEVSLDTVPAYPAKVPFVATYMDISPRIDAFMRDAVNVIKYTDTEYRLRPTFFSQSWNHVLHRMTMNYLTNERQARQAKTDIASAIAGASTPEEKVTAAVSWARKNIKLLPDLNRWEAFYWSSKPQTPDNLLRAKAGNADDINFFLVSALQLNGLSVYPAYAKSRNRGAFDMKLTIETQFDSPLIALEVASRRFKFWQPACEVAMPADYIDPALEGVMAIVNQSGENDVTFVNAEVPILEPEKSKEEIEASLTLAADGTLSGQLKQSNSGHVAAEVKQILTAAGEAGSQAAWAAGIEGMFDNLSVTGGYKADDPTQPADGFNVSADVSIKGAARAVSGNLALKGAVLTDPFTSRLTGEPREYNVVVPYMGDFESTVNLALPAGYSVLDSLPAPLELRTKGFFYSRNIISDGAKLQIKRKFSMGLQNIAARSYDTRYANLFKQIRDAENAEIILKKK, encoded by the coding sequence ATGGCTTTTAAGCGCGTGTTGGCTCCGGTCCTGACACTTCTGGTGGTGCTGGCGGGGAATGCTGCGGCCCTGACCGACAACCTCGACCAGCTCATCCAGGAAAAGAAAATCATCATGCCGGCGGACCTTGCGGCCGCCTATCCGGAGGCCGAGGCGGTCTATATTCTGGATGAGAAGGACACCGATCAGTCCCGCATCATCAACCCGGTCAATGTCACCCGGCATGTCGTGCTGAAAGTCCTCAAGGAATCGGCCATCGCCAAGCTGCGCACGGTCAAGATTCCGATCTATTACGAGAACCGCGTGGTCGACATGGTGGCCCGCACGATCAACAACGGCCAGATATCCAAGGTGAACGACATTCCCGAGCGGGAGGTCGATCTGGCCGGGCAGGACCGGGATTTTGTCTATCCGCTGGAACAGGGCACCACGATGTACCTGTTGCGCAACGAGGAACTCAACACCAACGCCAGCGCCGGTGACCTGCTCAAGATCAACGAAAACCCGGTGCTGCACGACAAGCGCGAGAAAGCCTACAAGATACGTGAGATCACTTTCCCGGACGTGCAGGTGGGAAGCGTTCTGGAATACGAATACAAGCTGGAGCAGAAACGCGCCGTGCTGTATGACCGGTTCCTGTTCATGAAAGAGTATCCGGTGCTCAAAGCCAATTTCATCATGCGCAATTCGAAAATGCTGCATTTCTCTTACGAGCCGAACAATTTCTCGGTCAAGCCCACGCTGGTGATGGACGACCGTTTCAACAACATCGAGACCCAGTACAACACGGATGTGCGCAACAAGCTGCGCACCATCGATGTTTCCGACAGCCCGGACAAATGGCAGTTCTTCGGGCACCAGTATTTCGAGGTCTCGCTCGACACGGTGCCGGCCTATCCGGCCAAAGTCCCGTTTGTCGCCACGTACATGGATATTTCGCCGCGGATCGACGCCTTCATGCGCGATGCGGTCAACGTTATCAAGTACACCGACACCGAGTACCGTCTGCGCCCCACGTTTTTCAGCCAGAGCTGGAACCACGTGCTGCACCGCATGACCATGAACTATCTGACCAATGAACGTCAGGCGCGCCAGGCGAAAACCGATATCGCCTCCGCCATCGCCGGGGCCTCCACGCCCGAGGAGAAAGTCACCGCCGCGGTGTCCTGGGCGCGCAAGAACATCAAGTTGCTTCCCGACCTCAACAGATGGGAGGCTTTCTACTGGTCGAGCAAGCCGCAGACCCCCGACAACCTCCTGCGCGCCAAGGCCGGCAACGCCGATGACATCAATTTCTTCCTGGTGTCGGCCCTGCAGCTCAACGGCCTGTCGGTCTATCCGGCCTACGCCAAGAGCCGCAACCGCGGCGCTTTCGATATGAAACTGACCATCGAGACCCAGTTCGACAGCCCGCTGATCGCCCTGGAAGTGGCGAGCCGCCGCTTCAAGTTCTGGCAGCCCGCCTGCGAGGTCGCCATGCCGGCCGACTATATCGACCCGGCGCTGGAAGGTGTGATGGCGATAGTCAACCAGAGCGGCGAGAACGATGTGACTTTTGTCAACGCCGAGGTGCCGATCCTCGAACCCGAAAAAAGCAAGGAAGAGATCGAGGCCAGCCTGACCCTGGCTGCGGACGGTACGCTGAGCGGCCAGCTTAAGCAGAGTAACTCCGGCCATGTGGCGGCCGAGGTCAAGCAGATCCTGACCGCGGCCGGCGAGGCCGGGAGCCAGGCCGCCTGGGCCGCCGGTATCGAGGGCATGTTCGACAACCTCAGCGTCACCGGCGGCTACAAGGCCGATGATCCAACGCAGCCCGCCGACGGTTTCAATGTCAGCGCGGATGTCAGTATCAAGGGTGCGGCGCGCGCGGTGAGCGGCAACCTGGCGCTCAAGGGCGCCGTGCTCACCGACCCGTTCACCAGCCGCCTGACCGGCGAGCCCCGCGAATACAATGTCGTAGTCCCCTACATGGGGGATTTCGAGAGCACGGTCAACCTGGCCCTGCCGGCCGGTTACTCTGTTTTGGACAGCCTGCCCGCTCCGCTCGAGCTGCGCACCAAGGGGTTCTTTTACAGCCGGAACATCATCTCGGACGGCGCCAAGCTGCAAATTAAGCGCAAGTTTTCCATGGGTTTGCAGAATATCGCGGCCCGCAGCTACGATACCCGCTACGCCAACCTGTTCAAGCAGATCCGGGATGCCGAGAATGCGGAGATTATCCTGAAGAAGAAGTAA
- a CDS encoding VIT1/CCC1 transporter family protein yields MPSAEHIEKHFTAGETVRDIVIGMSDGLTVPFALAAGLSGVAASSAIVVTAGLAEIVAGSIAMGLGGYLAARTDREHYESELHREWREVEEVPEKEAEEVAVVFREYGLAEEHITPVLDAMRSRPEAWVDFMMRFELGLEKPVPGRARRSALTIALSYIAGGLIPLAPYMLVPTLGEALHFSVAFTLTALLVFGAVKGHFTGLNLLKSGLQTAVTGGLAAAAAFYIAHLVGPAG; encoded by the coding sequence ATGCCGTCTGCTGAGCATATCGAGAAGCATTTCACCGCCGGTGAAACCGTGCGCGACATAGTTATCGGCATGTCGGACGGATTGACCGTGCCGTTTGCCCTGGCGGCCGGGCTTTCCGGGGTTGCCGCCTCGTCGGCAATCGTGGTGACCGCCGGGCTGGCCGAGATCGTGGCCGGCTCGATCGCGATGGGTCTGGGAGGCTATCTGGCCGCCCGCACCGACCGGGAGCACTACGAGAGCGAATTGCACCGCGAATGGCGCGAGGTGGAGGAAGTCCCGGAAAAGGAGGCCGAGGAAGTGGCGGTTGTGTTCCGCGAGTACGGCCTGGCCGAGGAGCATATCACTCCGGTGCTCGACGCCATGCGGTCGCGCCCCGAGGCCTGGGTCGATTTCATGATGCGTTTCGAGCTGGGGCTGGAAAAGCCTGTTCCCGGCCGCGCCCGGCGCAGCGCCCTGACTATCGCTCTGTCCTACATCGCAGGCGGGCTGATCCCCCTGGCGCCCTATATGCTTGTCCCCACCCTGGGCGAGGCGCTGCACTTTTCGGTGGCTTTCACCCTGACCGCGCTGCTGGTCTTCGGGGCGGTCAAGGGCCATTTCACCGGGCTGAACCTCCTGAAAAGCGGCCTTCAGACCGCGGTCACCGGTGGGCTGGCCGCAGCCGCGGCGTTCTACATCGCGCACCTGGTGGGACCGGCCGGTTGA
- the lipA gene encoding lipoyl synthase, with amino-acid sequence MRKREHLPEWFRVQLRSGESFSRLSRLLAERGLNTVCQGARCPNIWECWNHGTATLMILGATCTRDCRFCGVPHSAAPAAPDPDEPEQAAEAVESLNLAWAVLTSVTRDDLPDGGAEHFARTVAAIHARRPACGVEILIPDLRGNRDALTAVAGCGAQVIAHNLETVPRLYPKARPQADYALSLGVLRVLAEISGGRYRVKSSLILGLGESEDELARVFDDLAGAGVSALTLGQYLPPGKKHLAVERYWSPEEFVSLAGRAREAGLADVAAGPLVRSSYHAHELAGSDLHCDCGSTNTDKAI; translated from the coding sequence ATGCGAAAAAGAGAACACCTTCCCGAGTGGTTCCGCGTGCAGCTCCGCTCGGGCGAAAGCTTCAGCCGCCTGAGCCGCCTTCTGGCCGAGCGCGGTCTCAACACGGTCTGCCAGGGGGCGCGCTGCCCCAATATCTGGGAATGCTGGAACCACGGCACCGCCACGCTGATGATTCTGGGGGCGACCTGCACCCGCGACTGCCGTTTCTGCGGCGTGCCGCACAGCGCCGCTCCCGCCGCTCCCGACCCGGATGAGCCGGAGCAGGCGGCCGAGGCGGTCGAAAGCCTGAACCTGGCCTGGGCCGTGCTGACCAGCGTGACCCGGGATGACCTTCCCGATGGCGGTGCGGAGCATTTCGCGCGCACGGTGGCTGCGATCCACGCCCGCCGCCCCGCCTGCGGCGTGGAGATATTGATCCCCGACCTGCGCGGCAACCGGGACGCCCTGACCGCAGTGGCCGGTTGCGGCGCGCAGGTGATCGCGCACAACCTGGAAACCGTGCCGCGTCTTTACCCCAAGGCCCGGCCCCAGGCGGACTACGCCCTCTCGTTGGGCGTGCTCCGGGTGCTGGCGGAGATATCCGGGGGACGCTACCGGGTGAAAAGCTCTCTTATTCTGGGACTGGGTGAAAGCGAGGACGAGCTGGCGCGGGTGTTCGACGATCTGGCGGGAGCCGGGGTGAGCGCCCTGACCCTGGGGCAGTACCTTCCGCCCGGAAAGAAGCACCTGGCCGTGGAGCGCTACTGGAGCCCGGAGGAATTCGTGTCCCTGGCCGGGCGCGCCCGCGAGGCGGGGCTGGCGGATGTGGCCGCCGGGCCGCTGGTGCGCAGTTCCTACCACGCCCACGAGCTGGCCGGGAGCGACCTGCACTGCGACTGCGGAAGCACGAACACCGATAAAGCTATTTGA
- a CDS encoding redoxin domain-containing protein — protein MPAALERWTRIGLGLLLLHPLPGAAVAQGPAQGETMQPYTQHVRAVEFPSYADWLNTGHRYVLADFRGHFVLLDFWTYCCINCMHVLPDLARLEKKYPQLTVVGVHSAKFEGERSTRNIREAILRYGIEHPVLNDYRFELWNAYAVHAWPSFVLIDPEGYVIAQASGEGIFDLIDSNLGRLSAEYEKRGVLVKKKMEFNLELGRAPRGVLSFPGKLAVDSAGHRLFVTDSDNNRVLVLDPQGHILQVIGSGVAGRADGPFGQAGFLRPQGLAWDPEKQVLYVADTDNHLLRRVDLKAGSVTTVLGTGVQGGRSGGGVGTSLALNSPWDVLLLDDRLIIAMAGPHQLWSFDPESGKAAPLAGSGWEDIKDGPALEAALAQPSGLSTDGRVIYFTDSETSSVRKLEDGRVSTLVGEGLFEFGDIDGPLGQARLQHAIGLLWHAGKIYVADTYNNKIRVIDPEQRRVSTLIGDGQSGDADGPAGRARLNEPNDIEYLDGRFYITDTNNSLIRVYDPSDSRVSSLELKGLDKLEPEAGTAFDGRVVRLPGRTVRPGALSLDFQVQSGSGLEVNDQAPNTLEVSTSDRGAVSVGPFELSGGHTLSTRVPLNAVSGSAGLELDLTVYYCDKAGGGRCFLDRVRYELPLRVAAGGEAGLRLEHSLPRPED, from the coding sequence ATGCCCGCTGCGCTCGAAAGATGGACCCGGATCGGCCTGGGGCTGCTGCTATTGCATCCCCTGCCCGGAGCGGCCGTCGCCCAAGGCCCGGCCCAGGGAGAGACCATGCAGCCATACACGCAACATGTCCGGGCGGTGGAGTTCCCCTCCTACGCCGACTGGCTCAACACCGGCCATCGCTACGTCCTGGCCGATTTCCGGGGACATTTCGTGCTGCTCGATTTCTGGACCTACTGCTGCATCAACTGCATGCACGTGCTGCCCGACCTGGCCCGTCTGGAAAAGAAGTATCCGCAGTTGACCGTGGTGGGTGTGCACTCGGCCAAGTTCGAGGGCGAGCGCAGCACACGCAACATACGCGAGGCAATCCTGCGCTACGGGATCGAGCACCCGGTGCTGAACGACTACCGTTTCGAGTTGTGGAACGCCTACGCGGTCCACGCCTGGCCCTCGTTCGTCCTGATTGACCCGGAGGGCTACGTGATCGCCCAGGCCAGCGGCGAGGGGATTTTCGACCTGATAGACAGCAACCTCGGGCGGTTGTCCGCGGAATACGAAAAGCGCGGCGTGCTGGTGAAAAAGAAAATGGAGTTCAACCTGGAGCTCGGGCGTGCCCCGCGCGGGGTGCTTTCGTTCCCGGGCAAGCTGGCCGTGGACAGCGCCGGCCACCGCTTGTTCGTCACCGACTCCGACAACAACCGCGTGCTGGTGCTCGACCCGCAGGGGCATATCCTTCAGGTGATCGGCAGCGGCGTGGCCGGTCGGGCGGATGGCCCGTTCGGGCAGGCGGGTTTCCTGCGCCCGCAGGGCCTGGCCTGGGACCCGGAAAAGCAAGTGCTCTACGTGGCGGACACCGACAACCACCTGCTCCGCCGCGTGGACCTGAAGGCCGGGAGTGTAACCACGGTGCTGGGCACGGGCGTGCAGGGCGGGCGCTCCGGCGGGGGAGTGGGAACCTCGCTGGCGCTCAACTCCCCCTGGGATGTGCTTCTGCTGGACGATAGGCTGATAATCGCCATGGCCGGGCCGCACCAGCTCTGGAGTTTCGACCCGGAGAGCGGGAAGGCCGCGCCCCTGGCCGGCAGCGGCTGGGAGGACATCAAGGACGGCCCGGCGCTGGAGGCCGCCCTGGCTCAGCCCTCGGGCCTCAGCACGGATGGGCGGGTGATCTATTTCACCGACAGCGAGACCTCCTCGGTGCGCAAGCTGGAGGACGGGCGGGTGAGCACGCTCGTGGGCGAGGGCCTGTTTGAGTTCGGGGACATCGACGGTCCCCTGGGCCAGGCCCGCCTTCAGCACGCCATCGGCCTTCTGTGGCACGCGGGGAAGATTTACGTGGCCGACACCTACAACAACAAGATACGCGTTATCGACCCGGAGCAGCGACGGGTAAGCACCCTGATCGGCGACGGGCAGTCGGGGGATGCGGACGGCCCGGCAGGGCGGGCCCGGCTCAACGAGCCCAACGACATCGAATACCTGGACGGCCGCTTCTACATCACAGACACCAACAACAGTCTGATCCGGGTCTACGACCCCTCGGACAGCCGCGTGTCCAGCCTGGAGCTGAAAGGCCTGGACAAGCTGGAGCCGGAGGCCGGGACTGCGTTCGACGGGCGGGTGGTGCGGCTTCCCGGGCGTACGGTCCGGCCTGGAGCGCTGAGCCTCGATTTCCAGGTCCAGTCGGGCAGCGGCCTGGAGGTGAACGACCAGGCCCCCAACACACTGGAGGTGTCCACCTCCGACCGCGGCGCGGTCAGTGTCGGCCCGTTCGAGCTGAGCGGCGGGCACACGCTCTCCACCCGGGTGCCGCTGAACGCGGTCTCAGGCTCCGCCGGTCTGGAGCTGGACCTGACAGTCTACTACTGTGACAAGGCGGGCGGTGGAAGATGTTTCCTGGACCGGGTGCGCTATGAGCTACCCCTGCGCGTGGCCGCCGGGGGTGAGGCCGGGCTGCGCCTGGAGCACAGCCTTCCGCGGCCCGAGGATTGA
- a CDS encoding vitamin B12-dependent ribonucleotide reductase — protein MQVGDMRSKGESARAEQGIINRLKQANGAPKDEDSGAGAEPFRYGERLERLFTRPEEDVYSTVEWGKRPVKITDHASGRVIFEGERFEFPSAWSDTACKITASKYFKKSSQYTETSLRQLIDRVADTVALKGDEAGYFLDPEERETFRAELKYVLLHQRACFNSPVLFNIGVPGERPQASACFINSVKDDMADISRLIVTEGQIFKWGSGSGVNYSTLRAEGEPLSTGGTASGPLSFMKVLDANAGAIKSGGKSRRAAKMCILNDDHPDIERFIDCKVIEERKAHALIDAGYDDSICGEAYSTVTYQNANNSVRATDEYMRAVEEGGKWSLKSRTSGETVREVEARAMFRRIAEAAWITGDPGIQFDTTINEWHTCPRSGRINASNPCSEYMFLDDSACNLSSINLLHYVAGRGSFRVDQFAQTVRVMILAQEIICGFAQYPTEDITRNSFDFRPLGLGYTNLGAMLMVHGVAYDSDPGRQITAALTALMHGLANETSGWIAGRVGPFAAWKLNEKAMCHVLDKHRGALLDLTEPEDEPPVFYSNLLRQARASWDRLCVERLYPQGYRNSQVTLLAPTGTISFFMDAVTTGIEPELSLVKYKNVVDGSVLKLVNPLVRRSLEYMGLDRETVRRAEEHIAEHGSLETFELPEAQKKVFATSLGQPDCVTTLSPEAHVRMMAAAQPFLSGAISKTVNMPAHATVEDIESLYLQAWKSGLKSIAIYRDGCKRSQPLQTKSQKKASAPTEVATVPKRRRLPAERQAITHKFEIAGHQGYVTAGMYPDGKLGEIFILIHKEGSILSGLLDSLGIVTSIALQYGAPLEVLVDKMMHMRFEPSGMTGNPQIPMAKSVVDYIFRWLGSRFLTAGQQESIGIRRIKADEEVLEELSRPRGLSGQEETLGQQMKFDLVGDAPNCANCGSMMERRGSCYTCPACGDTSGCS, from the coding sequence ATGCAGGTTGGCGATATGAGGAGCAAGGGCGAATCCGCCCGGGCGGAGCAAGGGATCATCAACCGCCTGAAACAGGCAAACGGCGCCCCGAAAGACGAGGATTCCGGAGCCGGGGCTGAACCGTTCCGCTACGGGGAGCGCCTGGAGCGCCTGTTCACCCGGCCGGAGGAGGATGTCTACTCCACCGTGGAATGGGGCAAGCGCCCGGTGAAAATCACCGACCACGCCAGCGGACGGGTGATTTTCGAGGGCGAGAGGTTCGAGTTCCCCTCCGCCTGGTCCGACACGGCCTGCAAGATAACCGCCAGCAAGTATTTCAAGAAATCGAGCCAGTACACCGAGACCAGCCTGCGCCAGCTTATCGACCGGGTGGCCGACACGGTGGCGCTCAAGGGGGATGAGGCGGGCTATTTCCTGGACCCGGAGGAGCGGGAGACGTTCCGCGCCGAGCTCAAATACGTGTTGCTGCACCAGCGGGCCTGTTTCAACAGCCCGGTGCTGTTCAACATCGGAGTGCCGGGCGAGCGGCCCCAAGCCTCGGCCTGCTTCATCAACTCGGTCAAGGATGACATGGCGGACATCAGCCGCCTGATCGTGACCGAGGGCCAGATATTCAAGTGGGGCAGCGGCTCCGGGGTCAACTACAGCACCCTGCGCGCCGAGGGTGAGCCGCTCAGCACCGGCGGCACGGCCAGCGGACCGTTGAGTTTCATGAAAGTGCTGGACGCCAACGCCGGGGCGATCAAGTCGGGCGGTAAGAGCCGCCGCGCGGCCAAGATGTGTATCCTGAACGACGACCACCCCGACATCGAGCGGTTCATCGACTGCAAGGTGATCGAGGAGCGCAAGGCCCACGCCCTGATCGACGCGGGCTACGATGACTCGATCTGCGGCGAGGCCTACAGCACTGTCACCTACCAGAACGCCAACAATAGCGTGCGGGCCACGGACGAGTACATGCGCGCCGTGGAGGAGGGCGGCAAATGGTCCCTCAAGTCCCGCACCTCGGGCGAGACGGTCCGGGAGGTGGAGGCCAGGGCCATGTTCCGCCGGATCGCCGAGGCGGCCTGGATCACCGGCGACCCGGGCATCCAGTTCGACACCACGATCAACGAGTGGCACACCTGCCCCCGCAGCGGTCGGATCAACGCCTCCAACCCGTGCAGCGAGTACATGTTCCTGGATGACAGCGCCTGCAACCTTTCCTCGATCAATCTGTTGCACTATGTCGCCGGGCGCGGCTCGTTCCGGGTGGACCAGTTCGCCCAGACCGTGCGTGTGATGATCCTGGCCCAGGAGATAATCTGCGGCTTCGCCCAGTACCCGACCGAGGACATCACCCGCAACTCCTTCGATTTCCGTCCCCTGGGCCTGGGCTACACCAACCTGGGCGCAATGCTGATGGTCCACGGGGTGGCCTATGATTCCGATCCGGGCCGGCAGATCACCGCTGCGCTAACCGCCCTGATGCACGGCCTGGCCAATGAGACCAGCGGCTGGATCGCGGGCCGGGTGGGGCCGTTCGCCGCCTGGAAACTGAACGAGAAAGCGATGTGCCACGTGCTGGACAAGCACCGCGGCGCCCTGCTCGATCTTACCGAGCCGGAGGATGAGCCGCCCGTGTTCTACAGCAACCTTCTGCGCCAGGCCCGCGCCAGCTGGGACCGTCTGTGCGTGGAGCGCCTCTACCCGCAGGGGTACCGCAACTCGCAGGTTACGCTGCTCGCGCCCACCGGTACGATCAGTTTCTTCATGGACGCGGTCACCACCGGGATCGAGCCGGAGCTTTCGCTGGTAAAGTACAAGAACGTGGTGGACGGCAGCGTGCTCAAGCTGGTCAACCCGCTGGTGCGACGGAGCCTGGAATACATGGGCCTCGACCGTGAGACTGTCCGCCGCGCCGAGGAGCATATCGCCGAGCACGGCAGCCTGGAGACTTTCGAGCTGCCCGAGGCGCAGAAAAAGGTGTTCGCCACCTCGCTGGGCCAGCCGGACTGCGTGACCACGCTCAGCCCCGAGGCCCACGTGCGGATGATGGCCGCGGCGCAGCCGTTCCTCTCGGGCGCTATTTCGAAGACAGTCAACATGCCGGCCCACGCCACGGTGGAGGATATAGAGAGCCTCTACCTGCAGGCCTGGAAGAGCGGGCTCAAGTCCATCGCGATCTACCGGGACGGCTGCAAGCGCAGCCAGCCCCTGCAGACTAAGAGCCAGAAAAAGGCCAGCGCCCCGACCGAGGTGGCAACCGTGCCCAAGCGCCGCCGCCTTCCCGCCGAGCGCCAGGCGATCACGCACAAGTTCGAGATCGCCGGCCACCAGGGCTATGTCACCGCCGGGATGTATCCGGACGGCAAGCTGGGGGAGATTTTCATCCTGATCCACAAGGAGGGCTCGATCCTGTCGGGCCTGCTCGACTCGCTTGGAATAGTCACCAGCATCGCCCTTCAGTACGGCGCCCCGCTGGAGGTGCTGGTGGACAAGATGATGCACATGCGCTTCGAGCCCAGCGGCATGACCGGCAACCCGCAGATACCGATGGCCAAGTCGGTGGTGGACTACATTTTCCGCTGGCTGGGCTCGCGCTTTCTGACCGCCGGGCAGCAGGAGTCGATCGGCATCCGGCGGATCAAGGCGGATGAGGAGGTGCTTGAGGAGCTGAGCCGCCCGCGGGGCCTGTCCGGTCAGGAGGAGACGCTGGGGCAGCAGATGAAGTTCGACCTGGTGGGGGATGCACCCAACTGCGCCAACTGCGGCAGTATGATGGAGCGCCGCGGCTCCTGCTACACCTGCCCGGCCTGCGGTGACACCAGCGGCTGCAGTTGA
- a CDS encoding Gfo/Idh/MocA family oxidoreductase, with protein sequence MSNGDNHISRRSFFFYGSLLAGAIPAAGFGSVPSLSRLGYKSPNEKLNIASIGAGGRAAGDIDGCTSENIVALCDVDDRQAAETYAKFPNARKYKDFRKMLDKEGRGIDAVIVGTPDHMHATPAIWCMERGLHVYVEKPLTRTVWEARQLTKAAEKYKVATQMGNQGYSNEGTRLASEVIWSGEIGNVTEVHAWTNRPIWPQGMSQVPAPEPVPAGLDWDLWLGMARMRPFTSGAAPAGEAGFYLPFNWRGFFDFGCGALGDMACHILGAPHMALRLGPPTSVEVVRQEGKNDLSFPSASVIRFEFPARGSMPPLKLTWYDAMKDVPMRPAGIPEDQLLLGWGLDVGHGLAPLKPEPPADGEKPRRPPDQANGAIFIGDKGILTTDSYAGNVRLLPAERMVDFKNPPRFLTRSPGHHRDWIRACKGGDPACSNFSVAGPFTEWILLGSIALHFEGKLLWDAERMRFSNNNEANRYLKPEFRKGWEFHTV encoded by the coding sequence ATGTCAAACGGGGACAACCACATCTCAAGACGCAGCTTTTTCTTCTACGGCAGCCTGCTCGCCGGGGCGATCCCGGCGGCCGGGTTCGGCAGTGTGCCCTCCCTGAGCCGCCTGGGCTACAAATCCCCCAACGAGAAGCTGAACATCGCCTCGATCGGGGCCGGGGGACGGGCCGCCGGGGACATCGACGGCTGCACGTCCGAGAATATCGTGGCCCTCTGCGACGTGGATGACCGTCAGGCCGCCGAGACCTACGCCAAATTCCCGAACGCCAGGAAGTACAAAGATTTCAGGAAGATGCTGGACAAGGAGGGCCGGGGGATCGACGCGGTCATAGTCGGCACCCCCGACCACATGCACGCCACGCCCGCGATCTGGTGCATGGAGCGCGGTCTGCATGTCTACGTGGAAAAGCCCCTGACCCGCACGGTCTGGGAGGCGCGCCAACTGACCAAGGCCGCCGAAAAGTACAAGGTCGCCACCCAGATGGGCAACCAGGGCTACTCGAACGAGGGCACCCGCCTGGCCTCCGAGGTGATCTGGTCGGGCGAAATCGGCAACGTGACCGAGGTCCACGCCTGGACCAACCGTCCGATCTGGCCCCAGGGCATGAGCCAGGTCCCGGCCCCCGAGCCGGTCCCCGCCGGCCTGGACTGGGACCTCTGGCTGGGCATGGCCAGAATGCGGCCTTTCACCTCCGGCGCGGCCCCCGCGGGTGAGGCCGGGTTCTACCTGCCGTTCAACTGGCGCGGGTTCTTCGATTTCGGCTGCGGGGCGCTGGGCGACATGGCCTGCCATATCCTGGGCGCGCCGCACATGGCCTTGCGCCTGGGACCGCCCACGAGCGTGGAGGTGGTGCGCCAGGAGGGCAAGAACGACCTGTCGTTCCCCAGCGCCTCGGTGATCCGTTTCGAGTTCCCGGCCCGCGGGTCGATGCCGCCGCTCAAGCTCACCTGGTATGACGCGATGAAAGACGTGCCCATGCGTCCGGCCGGAATCCCCGAGGATCAATTGCTTCTCGGCTGGGGTTTGGATGTGGGCCACGGGCTGGCGCCGCTCAAGCCCGAGCCCCCGGCCGACGGTGAAAAACCGCGCCGCCCGCCGGACCAGGCCAACGGGGCCATTTTCATCGGCGACAAGGGCATCCTCACCACGGACAGCTACGCCGGCAACGTGCGCCTGCTGCCCGCCGAGCGGATGGTGGATTTCAAGAACCCGCCGCGGTTCCTGACCCGCTCGCCGGGCCACCACCGCGACTGGATCCGCGCCTGCAAGGGCGGCGATCCGGCCTGCTCCAATTTCAGCGTGGCCGGGCCGTTCACCGAGTGGATCCTGCTGGGCTCGATCGCCCTGCATTTCGAGGGCAAGCTGCTCTGGGACGCCGAGCGCATGCGTTTCTCCAACAACAACGAGGCGAACAGGTATCTCAAGCCCGAGTTCCGCAAGGGCTGGGAGTTCCACACAGTCTGA